Proteins found in one Amycolatopsis aidingensis genomic segment:
- a CDS encoding M50 family metallopeptidase, whose product MGRYDTSQDLTRLVTCHHEAGHAIAHQVGGGTVHHVRIVSDHEGYMRPADEFDPDNPLPWLVMILAGSEAAARFLTRHGYSLGEGRRIQRGWCHDDRTMFRRYARGTGIAEGRARREAQRLVRRHWRQIDRLATKLDRRGRLTGPRL is encoded by the coding sequence ATGGGACGCTACGACACCAGCCAGGACCTGACCCGCCTGGTGACCTGCCACCACGAAGCCGGGCACGCCATCGCACACCAGGTCGGTGGCGGCACCGTCCACCATGTCCGGATCGTCAGCGACCACGAGGGCTACATGCGCCCGGCAGACGAGTTCGACCCGGACAACCCGCTGCCGTGGCTGGTCATGATCCTCGCGGGCAGCGAGGCCGCAGCCCGGTTCCTGACCCGCCACGGCTACAGCCTCGGCGAGGGCCGCCGCATCCAACGCGGCTGGTGCCACGACGACCGAACGATGTTCCGCCGCTATGCCCGAGGCACCGGAATCGCCGAGGGCCGGGCACGGCGCGAGGCGCAGCGACTCGTACGGCGGCACTGGCGGCAAATCGACCGCCTCGCCACCAAGCTCGACCGGCGCGGACGGCTCACCGGCCCGCGCCTGTGA